From a region of the Chitinophaga caseinilytica genome:
- a CDS encoding LLM class flavin-dependent oxidoreductase: MELGISSFGEIRPEGVSGGARASFLAMQELIAEARMADQTGLDVFALGEHHRPDFIISAPEVALAGIASVTEHIRLTSSVTVLSSADPVRTFQNFATLDLISGGRAEIMAGRGSFTESFPLFGFSLSDYDQLFIEKLQMLLEINENETLTWKGKYRAPVTNRGVYPRPYQSSLPVWIAAGGTPASAVRAGKLGLPLIVAILGGRPAQFVPFMNLYKKAAEEAGHDLSKLQFGINSQMYISEDSDQAADEFWPSYEALMNRVGLDRGWQPITREQFEYLRLPDGPLFVGSVQEVVDKILHQHKLFGHTRFLGQLVKGYIEPEKVLRCIELFGTRVAPAVREALGKTKS, encoded by the coding sequence ATGGAATTAGGAATCAGCTCATTCGGAGAAATCAGACCGGAAGGTGTGAGCGGCGGCGCCCGCGCATCTTTCCTCGCCATGCAGGAACTCATCGCGGAAGCGCGCATGGCCGACCAGACAGGACTCGACGTGTTCGCCCTGGGCGAGCACCATCGCCCGGACTTTATCATTTCCGCGCCCGAAGTAGCCCTTGCCGGCATTGCTTCCGTAACGGAGCATATCCGGCTCACCAGCTCGGTAACCGTGCTTAGTTCCGCCGATCCCGTGCGCACGTTCCAGAACTTCGCCACGCTCGACCTCATTTCCGGCGGCCGTGCGGAGATCATGGCGGGCCGTGGCTCGTTCACGGAATCGTTCCCGCTGTTCGGGTTCAGTCTGAGCGATTATGATCAGCTGTTCATCGAAAAACTCCAGATGCTGCTGGAGATCAACGAAAACGAAACCCTCACCTGGAAAGGGAAATACCGCGCGCCGGTCACCAACCGGGGCGTATATCCCCGGCCATATCAATCTTCACTGCCCGTATGGATCGCCGCGGGTGGCACGCCCGCATCCGCCGTCAGGGCCGGAAAGCTGGGGCTGCCGCTCATCGTGGCCATTCTGGGCGGGCGCCCCGCACAGTTCGTCCCTTTCATGAACCTCTATAAAAAAGCGGCGGAAGAAGCCGGGCACGACCTGTCCAAACTGCAATTCGGTATCAACAGCCAAATGTATATCTCGGAAGATTCCGACCAGGCGGCCGATGAATTCTGGCCTTCGTACGAGGCGCTTATGAACCGCGTGGGCCTCGACCGCGGCTGGCAGCCCATCACCCGCGAACAATTCGAATACCTCCGTTTACCCGATGGCCCGCTCTTCGTGGGCAGCGTGCAGGAAGTGGTGGACAAGATCCTCCACCAGCACAAGCTCTTCGGCCATACCCGTTTCCTCGGCCAGCTCGTAAAAGGCTACATCGAGCCGGAAAAAGTACTGCGCTGCATCGAGCTGTTCGGAACGCGCGTGGCGCCCGCCGTGCGCGAAGCCCTCGGCAAAACGAAATCCTGA
- a CDS encoding VOC family protein: protein MATMNPYLNFNGNCAEAFEYYKSVLGGEFTGPGMMRMKDAPPSPDMPMDPKDADLVMHVALPVGNNVLMGSDCPPAYGPVNQGNASFVSLSTADEAESKRIFDGLSAGGKVSMPLGPTFWSPLFGMCTDKFGIQWMVGMEHKPQ from the coding sequence ATGGCAACAATGAATCCTTATCTGAACTTCAACGGCAATTGCGCGGAAGCTTTCGAATATTATAAATCCGTACTGGGCGGTGAATTCACCGGTCCGGGCATGATGCGGATGAAAGACGCGCCTCCTTCGCCCGATATGCCGATGGACCCGAAAGACGCTGACCTGGTGATGCACGTGGCTTTGCCCGTTGGCAACAACGTTTTGATGGGAAGCGATTGCCCGCCGGCTTACGGCCCGGTGAACCAGGGCAACGCCAGCTTCGTGTCACTGTCTACAGCCGATGAAGCCGAAAGCAAGCGCATTTTCGACGGGCTCTCCGCAGGCGGGAAAGTGTCCATGCCGCTGGGGCCCACTTTCTGGAGCCCGCTTTTCGGGATGTGCACGGATAAATTCGGCATTCAGTGGATGGTGGGCATGGAGCACAAACCGCAATAA
- a CDS encoding GlxA family transcriptional regulator, with the protein MKHISILIPKGAVALGCIEGSFRVFTQANEFLRAAGEEPMFNVQFVGMTDQAQVYDRLFTVQPDTRIADLRKTDLIIIPAVNGDMDEVIADNEAFLPWIRQQHARGAEVASLCVGAFLLAASGLVDGKKCSTHWLSEPLFRDMFPNVELVPDRIITDEKGTYSSGGANSFYNLLLHLVEKFTYRDVAILCSKYFAIEIDRDSQSAFIMFKGQKDHPDDSVREIQSYIESNFAERITVDQLTSHFAISRRSLERRFKKATRNTVTEYIQRVKIEAAKKGFETSRKNITEVMFEVGYTDNKAFRTLFKRTTGLSPVEYRKKYNREVPLPARN; encoded by the coding sequence ATGAAGCACATCTCCATTCTCATTCCCAAAGGCGCCGTGGCGCTGGGCTGTATCGAAGGATCGTTCCGGGTGTTCACGCAGGCCAACGAGTTTCTCCGCGCCGCTGGGGAAGAACCCATGTTCAACGTGCAGTTTGTGGGAATGACGGACCAGGCGCAGGTGTACGACCGCCTTTTCACCGTTCAGCCGGACACCCGGATCGCCGACCTCCGCAAAACCGACCTCATCATCATCCCCGCCGTGAACGGCGATATGGACGAAGTGATCGCGGACAACGAAGCATTCCTCCCCTGGATCCGCCAGCAGCACGCACGCGGCGCGGAAGTGGCGAGCCTTTGCGTGGGGGCTTTCCTGCTCGCGGCCAGCGGATTGGTAGATGGCAAGAAATGTTCGACCCACTGGTTGTCGGAGCCCCTTTTCCGCGACATGTTCCCCAATGTAGAGCTCGTTCCCGACCGGATCATCACCGACGAAAAGGGCACCTATTCCAGCGGCGGCGCCAACTCGTTCTACAACCTGCTGCTGCACCTGGTGGAAAAATTCACGTACCGCGACGTGGCCATCCTTTGCTCCAAATATTTCGCCATCGAGATCGACCGCGACAGCCAGAGCGCATTCATTATGTTCAAAGGCCAGAAAGACCATCCGGACGATTCCGTACGTGAAATCCAGTCTTACATCGAGTCCAACTTCGCCGAGCGCATTACCGTAGACCAGCTCACGTCGCACTTCGCGATCAGCCGGCGCAGCCTGGAGCGGCGTTTCAAGAAAGCCACGCGCAACACCGTTACCGAATACATCCAGCGGGTAAAGATCGAAGCGGCGAAAAAAGGGTTCGAAACGAGCCGGAAAAATATCACGGAAGTGATGTTCGAAGTGGGATACACCGACAACAAGGCATTCCGGACGCTGTTCAAACGCACGACCGGCCTTTCGCCCGTGGAATACCGTAAAAAGTACAACCGCGAAGTGCCGCTGCCTGCGCGCAACTGA
- a CDS encoding DMT family transporter: MTRYMFMVFAGACSYGMLSTFVKLAFRQGFGPVHIAFLQALTGMCVLWGITLLKEKSRFRINAPLLATGAAIGLTSFVYYVSVQFIPASLAIVLLMQFVWMGILFDWLLFGQRPGSRHWLCVGLILAGTFLSSGISAGGQFPAGYWKGVGLALLSAFFYAVFIVANSKAGQDVPPVRKSAVMMTGASLAIFLVNCRTLVLTPLPGAGILPWTAFLAFFGTILPPLLFAKGIPKIGASLSALVMSAELPVAVLCSSLLLREAVNPLQWGGVGLMLAAMALLPKSAGKAVIKQTGQTV, from the coding sequence ATGACCAGATATATGTTCATGGTATTTGCCGGCGCATGCAGCTACGGCATGTTGTCTACTTTCGTCAAACTCGCGTTCCGGCAGGGTTTCGGCCCAGTTCACATTGCTTTTCTGCAGGCGCTCACGGGCATGTGCGTGCTGTGGGGCATTACGCTTTTGAAGGAAAAATCGCGCTTCCGCATCAACGCCCCGCTGCTGGCGACGGGCGCCGCCATCGGCCTCACGTCTTTCGTGTATTACGTTTCCGTGCAGTTCATTCCTGCTTCGCTCGCCATCGTTTTGCTTATGCAATTCGTGTGGATGGGGATTTTGTTCGACTGGCTGCTTTTCGGCCAACGGCCCGGCAGCCGGCATTGGCTGTGCGTGGGGCTTATTCTTGCGGGCACGTTTTTATCGTCGGGCATTTCGGCCGGTGGTCAATTTCCGGCTGGCTACTGGAAAGGCGTTGGCCTGGCGCTGCTGTCCGCTTTTTTCTACGCGGTTTTTATCGTCGCCAATAGCAAGGCCGGGCAGGACGTGCCCCCTGTGCGCAAAAGTGCCGTGATGATGACGGGCGCTTCCCTGGCGATTTTCCTCGTCAATTGCAGGACGCTCGTGCTCACGCCGCTCCCCGGCGCAGGGATCCTGCCGTGGACGGCCTTCCTGGCCTTCTTCGGCACCATTCTGCCGCCATTGCTTTTTGCGAAAGGGATCCCGAAGATCGGCGCCTCCCTGAGCGCGCTCGTCATGTCTGCCGAATTGCCCGTAGCCGTGCTTTGCTCCAGCCTGTTGCTGCGCGAAGCCGTAAATCCGCTCCAATGGGGCGGTGTGGGATTGATGCTCGCGGCCATGGCGCTGTTGCCGAAAAGCGCCGGTAAAGCGGTTATAAAACAAACAGGGCAAACGGTGTAA
- a CDS encoding MlaD family protein has protein sequence MNDKSTKRGVIVGIFVFIGLLIFVAGILILGGQKKTFMSSLGVVAVFHDIGGLAKGDNVWYSGVKVGTIKAISFLGHDRIQVRMEIDKRSRDFIHKDVVAKVSSDGLVGNKIIALSGGTAGVPAVEDGDTIAVVTAISSDELLETLQVNNKSLVEITGNLKTITKKIAEGEGSLGRLIASDTVYNDLKGAIAGLQRTTENTRRITANLTDYTGKLQSKGSLANDLVTDTVVFSNLRSSMSRIESASKGIDSVMNNLQSASASVNDNLKSSKTPAGMLLNDEATAQSLKTTIKNLQSSTYKLDENMEALQHNFLLRGFFRRRDKAEAKEQKRLEKEAERAQKDSLSAQ, from the coding sequence ATGAACGATAAAAGCACAAAAAGAGGCGTCATCGTAGGCATATTCGTATTTATCGGATTGCTCATTTTCGTTGCAGGGATCCTCATCCTGGGTGGACAGAAAAAAACATTCATGTCCAGCCTCGGCGTAGTGGCCGTGTTCCACGACATCGGCGGCCTCGCGAAGGGCGACAACGTCTGGTATTCCGGAGTGAAGGTCGGCACCATCAAAGCCATCAGCTTCCTGGGGCACGACCGCATCCAGGTCCGGATGGAGATCGACAAGCGCAGCCGCGATTTCATTCATAAGGACGTGGTGGCCAAAGTGAGCTCCGACGGGCTGGTGGGCAACAAGATCATCGCGCTGTCTGGCGGAACGGCCGGCGTGCCGGCGGTGGAAGACGGAGATACCATTGCGGTGGTGACCGCCATCAGCAGCGACGAGCTGCTCGAAACGCTGCAGGTCAACAATAAAAGCCTCGTGGAAATTACCGGCAACCTGAAAACGATCACCAAAAAGATCGCGGAGGGAGAAGGTTCTTTGGGACGGTTGATTGCCAGCGATACGGTGTATAACGATCTGAAGGGCGCAATCGCCGGATTGCAGCGCACCACGGAAAACACCCGCCGCATCACGGCTAACCTGACCGACTATACGGGGAAATTACAGAGCAAGGGCTCCCTGGCCAACGATCTCGTGACGGATACCGTCGTGTTTTCGAACCTGCGCTCGTCGATGAGCCGGATCGAATCGGCGTCGAAGGGGATCGATAGTGTGATGAACAACCTCCAGTCCGCGAGCGCCAGCGTGAACGATAACCTGAAAAGCAGTAAAACGCCGGCTGGTATGCTGCTGAACGACGAAGCCACGGCGCAATCCCTCAAAACCACGATCAAGAACCTGCAATCAAGCACCTACAAGCTCGACGAAAACATGGAAGCGTTGCAGCACAACTTCCTGCTCCGCGGGTTCTTCCGCCGGCGCGACAAGGCGGAAGCCAAGGAACAGAAGCGCCTGGAGAAAGAAGCGGAACGTGCGCAGAAGGATTCTTTGTCCGCACAATAA
- a CDS encoding ABC transporter ATP-binding protein, which yields MKPFTPEIDWNDTVISIRGLYKSFGANHVLRGVDLDLFKGENIVVLGRSGTGKSVLIKIIAGLLKPDAGTVNVLGQEVPDLGTVELRELRLKIGFCFQNGALYDSMTVGENLEFPLKRNDPKMTADQRRRLVDIVLEAVGLSQTINQMPAELSGGQRKRIGIARTLILRPEIMLYDEPTAGLDPITCTEINTLINEVQKRFKTSSIIITHDLTCARATGDKIAVMKEGKFIRQGDFDTVFSEGEGDELIREFYDYNFIQ from the coding sequence ATGAAACCATTTACGCCAGAAATTGATTGGAACGACACCGTCATCAGCATCCGGGGATTGTACAAATCTTTCGGGGCCAACCACGTACTGCGCGGCGTAGACCTCGACCTGTTCAAAGGCGAGAACATCGTAGTGCTGGGGCGCTCGGGAACCGGGAAATCCGTCCTGATAAAGATCATCGCCGGACTGCTTAAACCGGATGCAGGAACGGTCAACGTTTTGGGGCAGGAAGTTCCCGATCTGGGAACCGTTGAACTGCGCGAGCTCCGCCTTAAAATCGGGTTCTGCTTCCAGAACGGCGCGCTGTACGACAGCATGACCGTCGGCGAAAACCTCGAATTCCCCCTCAAACGGAACGATCCGAAAATGACGGCCGATCAGCGCCGCAGATTGGTCGACATCGTGCTCGAGGCGGTCGGTTTGTCGCAAACGATCAACCAGATGCCGGCCGAACTGTCGGGCGGCCAACGCAAACGCATCGGCATCGCGCGGACGCTCATCCTGCGGCCTGAAATCATGCTGTACGACGAGCCCACGGCCGGTCTGGACCCCATCACCTGCACGGAGATCAACACGCTCATCAACGAAGTACAAAAAAGGTTCAAGACCAGCTCTATCATCATCACGCACGACCTTACCTGCGCCCGCGCCACGGGCGATAAGATCGCTGTGATGAAAGAAGGGAAATTTATCCGGCAGGGAGATTTTGATACGGTATTTTCCGAAGGTGAAGGCGATGAGCTGATCCGGGAATTTTATGATTACAATTTTATTCAGTAA
- a CDS encoding ABC transporter permease — protein MEPNDQPEKPVISSKVDAFFLSVYDIFRFISRFFREVLRPPLEVQEFIRQCFMVGYKSLALISLTGFITGLVFTKQSRPSLAEFGATSWLPSLISIAVIRALAPLVTALICAGKVGSSIGAELASMKVTEQIDAMEVSAINPFKYLVVTRILACTVCLPLLMSYTALVGMMGSFLDIHLNEQTSLTAFFNKAFANISFLDLASSLFKSICFGFTIGVVSCYQGFNASQGTTGVGKAANVAVVISMFLIFIEEIVIVQIVNSIR, from the coding sequence ATGGAACCCAACGATCAGCCGGAGAAGCCAGTCATTTCCAGTAAGGTAGATGCTTTCTTTTTAAGCGTCTATGATATTTTCCGATTTATCAGCCGCTTTTTCCGCGAAGTGCTGCGCCCGCCGCTGGAAGTACAGGAATTCATCCGCCAGTGCTTCATGGTCGGCTACAAATCGCTGGCGCTGATCAGCCTCACCGGTTTCATCACCGGCCTGGTGTTCACGAAGCAAAGCCGCCCTTCGCTGGCGGAATTCGGCGCCACGTCGTGGTTGCCTTCTCTCATTTCCATCGCCGTGATCCGTGCCCTGGCGCCCCTGGTGACGGCGCTCATCTGCGCCGGCAAGGTCGGCTCCAGCATCGGGGCAGAACTGGCGTCCATGAAAGTGACGGAACAGATAGACGCCATGGAGGTGTCGGCCATCAATCCGTTCAAATACCTCGTGGTAACGCGCATCCTGGCCTGCACCGTCTGCCTGCCGCTCCTCATGTCGTACACGGCGCTCGTGGGCATGATGGGCTCTTTCCTCGACATCCACCTCAACGAACAAACCAGTCTCACCGCCTTCTTCAACAAGGCTTTCGCCAATATTTCCTTTCTCGACCTGGCCTCGTCTTTGTTCAAATCCATCTGTTTCGGGTTTACCATCGGCGTCGTATCCTGCTACCAGGGCTTCAACGCCTCGCAGGGCACCACCGGTGTGGGAAAGGCAGCGAATGTGGCGGTGGTAATATCCATGTTCCTGATCTTTATCGAAGAGATCGTGATCGTGCAAATCGTTAACTCGATCCGGTAA
- a CDS encoding Gfo/Idh/MocA family oxidoreductase, giving the protein MQHRSIFLLTVLFFLLISDTHAQAPPLRVAVAGISHGHSGWILGRTGKPDIEVAGIWEPDTALAAKAARQYNIPRNRFYTNLAAMLDALKPEAVLAFGSVYAHLEVTEACAPRGIHVMVEKPLAANLAHARKMEALARKHRIHLLTNYETSWYPSVHKSLQLALDSNYTGTLRMARFNHGHQGPKEIGCSPEFLAWLTDPVLNGAGALTDFGCYGANIMTALMRNEAPVSVTAVTRRFKPKVYPKVDDDATIVVDYPGAQAVIQASWNWTFNRKDMELYGTQAALSAPDAATLIRRGTSGRPQETKVTPEELKVYTDPFVYLAAVVKGKETVAPWSLYSLENNVMVVRILEAAKISAKTGKSVPL; this is encoded by the coding sequence ATGCAGCACCGATCGATATTCCTCCTGACCGTCCTCTTTTTCCTGCTGATTTCGGATACCCATGCCCAGGCGCCCCCGCTCCGCGTGGCGGTGGCCGGCATATCGCACGGCCATTCCGGTTGGATCCTCGGCAGAACGGGCAAGCCAGACATCGAAGTGGCCGGCATCTGGGAACCGGATACCGCCCTGGCCGCAAAGGCCGCGCGCCAATACAACATCCCCCGCAACCGGTTTTACACCAACCTCGCCGCTATGCTCGACGCCCTGAAGCCGGAAGCCGTGCTCGCATTCGGGTCGGTCTACGCACACCTGGAAGTCACGGAAGCCTGCGCGCCCCGGGGCATCCATGTCATGGTGGAAAAACCGCTCGCCGCCAACCTGGCCCATGCCCGGAAAATGGAAGCCCTGGCGCGGAAGCACCGCATCCACCTGCTCACTAATTACGAAACCAGCTGGTACCCCTCGGTGCATAAATCCCTCCAGCTCGCGCTCGACAGCAACTATACCGGCACCCTCCGCATGGCGCGCTTCAACCACGGCCACCAGGGCCCCAAAGAAATCGGGTGCAGCCCCGAATTCCTGGCCTGGCTCACCGATCCGGTGCTCAACGGCGCCGGCGCGCTCACCGATTTCGGGTGCTATGGCGCCAATATCATGACCGCCCTCATGCGCAACGAGGCGCCCGTGTCCGTAACCGCCGTCACCCGCCGGTTCAAACCCAAAGTGTACCCGAAAGTGGACGACGACGCCACCATCGTTGTGGATTATCCCGGTGCGCAGGCGGTAATACAGGCATCGTGGAACTGGACGTTCAACCGCAAAGACATGGAACTATACGGCACCCAAGCCGCCCTGTCTGCCCCGGACGCGGCCACGCTCATCCGCCGCGGCACCAGCGGCCGGCCGCAGGAAACCAAAGTGACGCCGGAAGAATTGAAAGTCTACACCGATCCGTTCGTGTACCTGGCGGCGGTAGTGAAAGGGAAGGAAACCGTGGCGCCGTGGAGCCTCTATTCCCTGGAAAACAACGTGATGGTGGTCCGCATCCTGGAAGCGGCGAAAATCTCCGCCAAAACCGGTAAATCAGTCCCGTTATGA
- a CDS encoding carboxypeptidase-like regulatory domain-containing protein, translating into MYRRRFPYVVFTIPVICFVFQLLAGCRKSAAVQTTVVTGELRDASTGTLIPNASIQLVQYVKNPYLDTGAVQLVTKTDANGHFRFAFEGSGLTGWYVRAEPNDSIRYEIPRRVSIGASEHVTLTALQGIPARLHLIVRQNRSDMLLLNFKPAPGGPIDTTIRIWGFREPALLYRVAVNDEAKRILRGRAIPLKFVPGNDQPIVVDIPDMMQLPELY; encoded by the coding sequence ATGTATCGCCGTCGTTTCCCGTATGTAGTTTTCACCATTCCCGTTATTTGCTTCGTTTTCCAGCTACTGGCCGGATGCAGGAAAAGTGCGGCCGTGCAAACCACCGTGGTGACCGGCGAGTTGAGGGACGCATCCACCGGAACGCTCATCCCCAACGCCAGCATCCAGCTCGTCCAATACGTAAAGAACCCGTACCTGGATACGGGCGCCGTGCAGCTCGTGACCAAAACCGACGCCAACGGCCACTTCCGATTTGCATTCGAAGGCAGCGGCCTCACCGGCTGGTACGTGCGGGCAGAGCCGAACGACAGCATCCGGTACGAAATCCCGCGCCGGGTAAGCATCGGGGCCAGCGAGCACGTCACCCTCACGGCCTTGCAGGGCATCCCCGCGCGGCTGCACCTCATCGTCCGCCAGAACCGGAGCGACATGCTGCTGCTCAATTTCAAACCCGCGCCCGGCGGCCCGATCGATACCACGATCCGGATCTGGGGCTTCCGGGAACCGGCTTTGCTGTATCGCGTGGCGGTGAACGACGAAGCGAAGCGCATCCTGCGCGGACGGGCCATCCCACTAAAATTCGTTCCCGGGAACGATCAGCCCATCGTGGTGGATATCCCGGATATGATGCAATTACCCGAGCTCTATTAA
- a CDS encoding DinB family protein has product MSTTIQATANTMTPEQIRKHWQGHRALTRRVIDAFPEKELYEYSIGGMRPFAAMAMELALIAAKGTNGFLTNDWNEATSESVSARVKDYTPPATKAELLQLWDDITAEIDRVWPQIAPERWLETVNAFGYGEQPMVGSWFYFLDNENHHRGQGYVYLRSLGIEPPPFWERAMM; this is encoded by the coding sequence ATGAGCACCACTATCCAGGCTACGGCCAACACGATGACGCCCGAACAGATCCGCAAACATTGGCAGGGCCACCGCGCCCTGACCCGCCGCGTGATCGACGCGTTCCCCGAAAAGGAACTGTATGAATACAGCATCGGCGGCATGCGCCCTTTCGCCGCGATGGCCATGGAACTGGCGCTGATCGCCGCAAAAGGCACCAACGGCTTTTTGACGAACGACTGGAACGAGGCTACTTCCGAAAGCGTTTCCGCCCGTGTGAAAGATTATACGCCCCCGGCCACCAAAGCGGAGCTGCTCCAGCTCTGGGACGATATCACCGCGGAGATCGACCGCGTATGGCCCCAGATCGCGCCGGAACGCTGGCTGGAAACGGTGAACGCGTTCGGATACGGTGAGCAGCCGATGGTGGGCTCCTGGTTTTATTTCCTCGATAATGAGAACCATCACCGTGGACAAGGGTATGTATACCTGAGGTCCCTGGGCATCGAGCCTCCTCCGTTCTGGGAGCGTGCCATGATGTAA
- a CDS encoding DinB family protein, with protein MQTSFATAALSVSTLLQDFAQYNLWANTTLTNWLRTKPDDNMAITVPSSFSSIRATLLHIWATENYWLSMICQREYTPIDAEHYDGDFDSIIEGLLETSERLVAFTDTLEDEAATGELYYDSPWVKGFRPLVQYGLHVFNHSTYHRGQIVTIGRGLGYKDAPMTDYNFYNFFAK; from the coding sequence ATGCAAACCTCCTTCGCTACCGCCGCTCTTTCCGTATCCACCCTGTTGCAGGATTTCGCCCAATATAACCTCTGGGCCAATACCACGCTTACCAACTGGCTCCGCACCAAGCCGGACGATAATATGGCCATAACCGTCCCTTCCAGCTTCAGCAGCATCCGCGCCACGTTGCTGCACATCTGGGCTACGGAGAATTACTGGCTGTCGATGATCTGCCAGCGGGAATATACACCCATCGATGCGGAGCATTACGACGGTGATTTCGATTCGATCATCGAAGGGCTGCTGGAAACTTCGGAAAGGCTGGTCGCGTTTACGGATACGCTGGAAGATGAAGCGGCAACGGGCGAGCTGTATTATGATTCGCCCTGGGTAAAGGGATTCCGGCCCCTCGTGCAATACGGGCTGCATGTTTTCAACCACAGCACTTACCACCGGGGGCAGATCGTGACCATCGGCCGTGGGCTTGGATATAAAGACGCGCCCATGACGGATTACAATTTCTATAATTTTTTCGCTAAATAA
- a CDS encoding GlxA family transcriptional regulator, which yields MKTVSLVIYEEAILSAIAGVLDVFEGANALSVQAGKEPPFKVELVSEKVKHIQLNVPALFFCYKSMADVKETDLVIVPAFHGRPDQVLQKNAGIAPWLSEMRDLGAEVASLCLGSYFLAEAGLLNGRTCTSHWQAIPDMQQRYPGAKVLSDKVITDEDGVYTSGGAFSSLNLVLYMVEKFCNKDIGVMLSKMFSIDIDRVNQAHFMVFQGQRRHEDDQILRAQVFIEENYHLPISVEQIAEQTSMSKRNFIRRFKNATNNTPLEYLQRVKIESAKKALESNAQNISTLMYDVGYNDLKTFRSVFKKVTGLTPQEYRKKYCRTAVA from the coding sequence ATGAAAACTGTATCACTGGTCATTTACGAAGAAGCCATCCTCTCGGCCATCGCTGGCGTGCTGGATGTGTTTGAAGGCGCGAATGCGCTATCGGTTCAGGCTGGCAAGGAGCCTCCCTTCAAAGTGGAGTTGGTGAGTGAGAAAGTGAAGCATATCCAGCTGAACGTACCTGCATTGTTTTTCTGTTACAAATCCATGGCCGACGTGAAGGAGACGGACCTGGTGATCGTTCCGGCGTTCCACGGCCGGCCAGACCAGGTGCTGCAAAAGAACGCAGGCATCGCGCCATGGCTGTCGGAAATGCGGGACCTCGGGGCCGAAGTGGCCAGTCTTTGCCTGGGCAGTTATTTCCTCGCGGAAGCGGGACTGCTGAACGGCCGCACCTGTACCAGCCACTGGCAGGCGATCCCCGACATGCAGCAGCGGTACCCCGGCGCCAAGGTGCTGTCTGACAAGGTCATCACCGACGAAGACGGGGTGTATACGAGCGGAGGGGCGTTTTCCAGCCTCAACCTCGTGTTGTACATGGTAGAGAAATTCTGTAACAAAGACATCGGGGTGATGCTCAGCAAGATGTTTTCCATCGACATCGACCGTGTCAACCAGGCGCATTTCATGGTGTTCCAGGGCCAGCGCCGGCATGAAGACGACCAGATCCTCCGGGCCCAGGTCTTCATCGAAGAAAACTACCATCTCCCCATTTCGGTGGAGCAGATCGCGGAGCAAACCAGCATGAGCAAACGGAATTTCATTCGCCGGTTCAAAAATGCCACCAATAATACCCCCCTCGAATACCTCCAGCGCGTGAAAATCGAATCCGCCAAAAAAGCCCTCGAAAGCAACGCGCAGAATATCAGCACGCTCATGTACGACGTGGGTTACAACGATCTGAAAACCTTCCGGTCCGTATTCAAGAAAGTAACGGGCCTCACGCCCCAGGAATACCGTAAAAAATATTGCCGCACGGCGGTAGCGTAG
- a CDS encoding HD domain-containing protein: MLSTTHQSIIDATENYVKQELAEAEGGHDWWHIHRVWQSARQIARHEDVDPLIVELGALLHDIADSKFHDGDEEIGPAKAAAFLRSLQVDEAIILPVTQIIRHISFKGGNEARTYWSAELAVVQDADRLDALGAVGIARAFNYGGFRNRALYDPAIAPDMHMTKEAYKTSASPTINHFYEKLLLLKDRMNTATGKALAEERHVFMERYLEQFYREWNGQQD; the protein is encoded by the coding sequence ATGCTTAGTACCACCCACCAATCGATCATCGACGCAACAGAGAACTACGTTAAACAGGAACTGGCCGAAGCCGAAGGCGGGCACGACTGGTGGCACATCCACCGCGTGTGGCAATCCGCGCGCCAGATCGCCCGGCATGAAGACGTGGACCCGCTTATCGTGGAGCTGGGGGCGTTGCTGCACGACATCGCGGATTCGAAGTTCCATGATGGCGACGAAGAGATCGGACCGGCGAAGGCGGCGGCATTTTTGCGGAGCTTGCAGGTAGATGAGGCAATTATCCTTCCCGTCACCCAGATCATCCGCCACATTTCTTTCAAAGGCGGCAACGAAGCGCGGACGTACTGGTCGGCCGAACTGGCTGTAGTCCAGGATGCCGACCGGCTCGATGCCCTGGGGGCAGTCGGCATCGCGCGGGCATTCAATTACGGCGGTTTCCGCAATCGCGCGCTGTACGATCCGGCCATTGCGCCGGATATGCATATGACGAAGGAAGCGTACAAAACGTCCGCTTCCCCCACCATCAATCATTTCTACGAAAAGCTGCTGTTGCTGAAAGACCGGATGAATACCGCCACAGGCAAAGCCCTTGCCGAAGAACGCCATGTTTTCATGGAACGTTACCTCGAACAGTTCTACCGCGAATGGAACGGCCAGCAGGATTAA